The following nucleotide sequence is from Nitratidesulfovibrio termitidis HI1.
ACAGCTTCAGACCTTGCGGTCACGGACTCGCGTCTCGGCCTTGAAGAGGGCGGATTTGCCTACCCTCAAGCCTACCTGCTTGCACCGGCTAAGCCAACAGCCGGCCTGCCTACCTTCCTGCGTCCCTCCATCGCACACACGCGCAAGTACGGGAATATTAACCCGTTTTCCATCGGCTACGGCTTTCGCCCTCGCCTTAGGGACCGACTAACCCTGGGAAGATTACCTTTACCCAGGAAACCTTGGGTTTACGGCGAACAGGTTTTTCACCTGTTTTATCGTTACTCATGTCAGCATAATCACTTCCCTGCAGTCCAGCATGCCTTCCAGCACACCTTCTGCCCGCAGGGAACGCTCCCCTACCGATCGCCTAAGCGATCCCGAAGCTTCGGTACCATGCTTAGCCCCGTTACATTTTCGGCGCAGAGTCATTAGACCAGTGAGCTATTACGCTTTCTTTAAACGATGGCTGCTTCTAAGCCAACGTCCTGGCTGTCTGAACAACTCCACCACCTTGACCACTGAGCATGGATTTGGAGACCTTAGCTGTCGATCTGGGCTGTTTCCCTTTTGACGACGGACCTTCGCACCCGCCGTCTGACTCCCGGGGTACATCTTGGCGGCATTCGGAGTTTGAAAGGGTTTGGTAATCTGGTGAGACCCCTAGCCCTGTCAGTGCTCTACCTCCGCAAGACAATTTCCCGAGGCTATACCTCAATATATTTCGGGGAGAACCAGCTATCACCGAGTTTGATTGGCCTTTCACCCCTATCCACAAGTCATCCAAAACGTTTTCAGCCGTTACTGGTTCGGTCCTCCACACGGTTTTACCCGTGCTTCAACCTGCTCATGGATAGATCACCCGGTTTCGGGTCTACTCCGCCCAACTTATCGCCCTTATCAGACTTGCTTTCGCTACGGCTCCGCTTGCGCTTAACCTTGCTGGACAGAGTAACTCGCTGACTCATTATGCAAAAGGCACGCGGTCACACCGTAAAGATGCTCCCACAGCTTGTAGGCAACAGGTTTCAGGTTCTATTTCACTCCCCTGACAGGGGTTCTTTTCACCTTTCCCTCACGGTACTGGTGCACTATCGGTCGCCAGCGAATACTTAGCCTTGGAAGATGGTCCTCCCAGATTCCCACGGGGTTTCACGTGCCCCGCGGTACTCAGGTGCCCCTAGAGTGACGTTCGGGTTCGGATACAGGGCTATCACCTGCTATGGCGGAGCTTTCCAGCTCTCTTCTCCTGCCTAGTAGTCAATCCCACATTGGGGTCCTACAACCCCGGCTGGTCGAAACCAACCGGTTTGGGCTAGTCCCATTTCGCTCGCCGCTACTTTGGGAGTCTCGCTTGATTTCCTTTCCTCCGGGTACTGAGATGTTTCACTTCCCCGGGTTCGCTTCCTGCAACCTATTTGTTCAGTTGCGGATGACCGGACATGACTCCGGCCGGGTTGCCCCATTCAGAAATTCCCGGCTCACAGGGTGTTTGGCCCCTCCCCGAGACTTATCGCAGCCTACCACGTCTTTCATCGCTTTCTGGCGCCAAGGCATCCACCTGTTGCCCTTTCTAACTTGTTCTCTTCGAACTTCCTTTCCAACCCTATTCAATTTTCAAAGAGCGTCACCCCGCCCCCGAAGGAGGAGATGAAGCCAGGCGCATGCCTGAATGACATCCACGAAGCTAGGCCTCGTGACTGCTGTCAAACATGCGACTGTCAAAGATCAAAACAACCGGAAACGAATGGTGGAGGTGAACGGAATCGAACCGATGACCCCCTGCGTGCAAAGCAGGTGCTCTCCCAGCTGAGCTACACCCCCGAATCCACTCAGGCGACTCGCGCGCCCTGATATATGGTGGGCCTGGGAAGACTTGAACTTCCGACCTCACGCTTATCAGGCGTGCGCTCTAACCACCTGAGCTACAGGCCCATCGGCGAAGATGGGCGCGCGGCCCACACTTCTTTCACGGTTGCTTCAAAGAACACACGGCGAAAGCCGGTTCCTTGCAAGTAAACAGCGAGTCGGGAATTTTCTGTAAAGGAGGTGATCCAGCCGCAGGTTCCCCTACGGCTACCTTGTTACGACTTCACCCCAATCATCGGCCCTACCGTAGACGGCTGCCTCCTTGCGGTTGGCTCACCGGTATCGGGTAAAACCGACTTTCGTGGTGTGACGGGCGGTGTGTACAAGGCCCGGGAACGCATTCACCCGAGCATGCTGATCTCGAATTACTAGCGATTCCAACTTCATGCAGTCGAGTTGCAGACTGCAATCCGGACTGGGACGCATTTTTTGGGATTGGCTCCACCTCACGGTATCGCTGCCCTTTGTGTGCGCCATTGTAGTACGTGTGTAGCCCCAGGCGTAAGGGCCATGATGACTTGACGTCATCCCCACCTTCCTCCCCGTTAACCGGGGCGGTCTCCATAGAGTGCCCAGCATTACCTGGTAGCAACTATGAACAGGGGTTGCGCTCGTTGCGGGACTTAACCCAACACCTCACGGCACGAGCTGACGACAGCCATGCAGCACCTGTCTCGGGATTCTCCGAAGAGCACCCCTCCTTTTCGGGAGGGTTTCCCGGATGTCAAGCCTGGGTAAGGTTCTTCGCGTTGCATCGAATTAAACCACATACTCCACCGCTTGTGCGGGCCCCCGTCAATTTCTTTGAGTTTCAGCCTTGCGACCGTACTCCCCAGGCGGGATGCTTAACGCGTTAGCTGCGGCACCGAAGCACAAGGCCCCGACACCTAGCATCCATCGTTTACAGCGTGGACTACCAGGGTATCTAATCCTGTTTGCTCCCCACGCTTTCGCACCTCAGCGTCAGTATCGGTCCAGGTGGCCGCCTTCGCCACTGATGTTCCTCCAGATATCTACGGATTTCACTCCTACACCTGGAATTCCGCCACCCTCTCCCGAACTCAAGTCCAGCAGTATCAAGGGCAATTCCGCGGTTGAGCCGCGGGATTTCACCCCTGACTTACCAAACAGCCTACGTGCACTTTACGCCCAGTGATTCCGATTAACGCTTGCACCCTCCGTATTACCGCGGCTGCTGGCACGGAGTTAGCCGGTGCTTCCTTTGGAGGTACCGTCAGACCATGGCTGATTAGCACCATGGCGGTTCTTCCCTCCTGACAGAGGTTTACGACCCGAAGGCCTTCATCCCTCACGCGGCGTCGCTGCGTCAGGCTTTCGCCCATTGCGCAATATTCCCCACTGCTGCCTCCCGTAGGAGTCTGGGCCGTGTTCCAGTCCCAGTGTGGCCGATCACCCTCTCAGGTCGGCTACCCATCGTCGCCTTGGTGGGCCATTACCCCGCCAACAAGCTAATGGGACGCGGACTCATCCATGAGCGGTAGCTTGCAAGCAGAGGCCACCTTTCCCCCGAACTATGAAATCGGAGCGTATTCGGTATTAGCGACCGTTTCCAGCCGTTATTCCCAACTCATGGGCAGATCATCCACGCGTTACTCACCCGTGCGCCGCTTTACTCAGGCCGAAGCCCTTTCACGCACGACTTGCATGTGTTAGGCACGCCGCCAGCGTTCAATCTGAGCCAGAATCAAACTCTCCAGTTAAAAACTGAAGTCGCACGAACGCCCCGTAATTGAGGCACCCGTACGATTGATTACTTATCGTAAAGGCTGATTCCTTCCCGACTCGCTATTTACTTGTCAAAGAACCGCAGTCTTGCGACCGTCGGCCGGGCCAACGCCCAAACCTTTTTGCCGTGCACGCTGTGCGTGCGGGCGGACTTTCAGCTATGCTCCTTTCGGAGACATCCGTCAACACCCTTTCGCGTTTTTTTTCGCGGCGGCCGTGTCGACCCTTTGCCCATCCGGTCCTGCGTTGCCCCCTTGCAGAAGGCGTTGCCGGTTCCGTTCGGCGCGGAGGTGGTTTCTACGCGAAACCCGGATGAAGTCAACACCGTTTTTCCATTTTCTTAAAATTACCATCCAACACGTTGATAATTAAGATGTAAAAAATGCCATTCCACGCAGGCGAAAGCCCCTTTCCCGGGGCATCACCGCCCCGAAGCGTGCGTGGTCGCCTTGGGAACCACCAGCACAGGATGCTTACCTCCGCCCCTACGAAGCATCCGAACCGCCCCCATCGCGCCACCTCCCCGGCAGATCGCTGACGTAATCGCCCTATCCAATCCGTTATGGTGCCAGCTTCCCGCTCTGCGTCAGCCCGTGCCCCTATACTATATATGTTCACAACGGAGCGCCCCTTTCGGCTGCCCTGGCCCTGGCTGCGTACCCGTGCGGAATGCTCCGAGCCTGCCCCTGCCCATTCCGCCGCAACCTGCCGCCCTGACTGCCCGGCTGCCTCGCCCGTCCCGTCCTGCGCACCATGGGCCACGGGGTGGCGCGCCACGGCAAGATAGGCTAGGTATGTGCCCAATCCGCAACCAAGGGAGACACCAATGGGTTTTCTTAACGCCAGCAGCAGCTTTACCCGGTTCCGCATCGCGGACCCGGTGCCCGCCACCCTCTGGCCCACCCTGCCCGACAAGCTGAAGCAGTTCTGCTTCCGCGATATCGACAATACTTCCGACGAACGCTCATGGGGCTGGGTCTGTTTTGACGACATGCTCGACACCGCCTGGCGCACCGCGCCACCCGAAAAGGGTGGATACATTGCCTTTTCGCTGCGGCAGGACACCCGGCGCATTCCCGCCGCCGTGCTGAAGAAGCACCTGTCCCTTGCCCTGCGCGAGGAAGAGGCTCGCAACAAGGAACAGGGCAAGAAGTTCATCTCGCGCGAACGCAAGAAGGAACTGAAGGAACAGACCCGGCTGCGCCTGATGTCGCGTTTTCTGCCCATCCCCGCGGAATTCAACGTTCTGTGGGCCATCGACACGGGCATCATCTATTTCGCCTCCACGCAGTCGAAGATGCTCGACCTGTTCTCCGACTATTTCACGCTGACCTTCGACCTGCACCTGGAGCCGCTGACGCCGTACGCGCTGGCCGCCTCCATGCTGGACGAGGCCGCCATGACCCGCCTGGACACGCTGGAACCCACCCGGTTCGCCGGGTAGGCGCGCCGGACAAGGACATACGATGAGCGACACCCCCTATCTCGGCCAGACCACCGACGTGATCCTGGGCCAGGAATTCCTGACCTGGCTGTGGTACCGCAGCGAAACCGCGCCCGGCTCGTTCCGCATGCCGGACGGCAGCCCCTTCGGCGTGCACATGGAGCAGCGCATTTCGGTGCAGGGCGGCGAGGGCGAAAGCCTGGAAACCGCCACCGTCTCCGGCTCCATGTCCCCCCTGCGCGAGGCGCGCATGGGCCTGACCACCGGCAAGAAGGTGACCCGCGCCCTGCTGCGCTTCGAGCGCGAGGCCGATTCGTGGCAGGTAAGCCTGCGGGCAGAGGACTTTTCCCTCAACAGCCTGAAGACCCC
It contains:
- the rdgC gene encoding recombination-associated protein RdgC — protein: MGFLNASSSFTRFRIADPVPATLWPTLPDKLKQFCFRDIDNTSDERSWGWVCFDDMLDTAWRTAPPEKGGYIAFSLRQDTRRIPAAVLKKHLSLALREEEARNKEQGKKFISRERKKELKEQTRLRLMSRFLPIPAEFNVLWAIDTGIIYFASTQSKMLDLFSDYFTLTFDLHLEPLTPYALAASMLDEAAMTRLDTLEPTRFAG